Proteins from a single region of Thunnus maccoyii chromosome 23, fThuMac1.1, whole genome shotgun sequence:
- the rbm17 gene encoding splicing factor 45 isoform X1, producing the protein MSLYDDLGVAASDTKTEGWSKNFKLLQSQLKVKKAALTQAKTQRMKQTTVLAPVIDLKRGGSSDERQITDTPPHAAAGLKDAVPSGFSSGDVLIPLADEYDPMFPNDYEKVVKRHREERQRQREQERQKEIEEREKKRKDRHDGGAPSGFSRFPAAEGDSDEDEEYEKERRKRSMGGAAIAPPSSLVDRDGSVSYPYEDEGRPARGSKAAIPPPMYEDSDRPRSPPGPTSSFLANMGGTVAHKIMQKYGFKEGQGLGKHEQGLSTALSVEKTSKRGGKIIIGDAAEKPGSSQSGAAETSGGGSAADSSKKSEANPLTEILKNPTKVVLLRNMVGRGEVDEDLEGETKEECEKYGKVVKCVIFEIADVLDDEAVRIFLEFERVESAIKAVVDLNGRYFGGRVVKACFYNLDKFRVLDLGEQV; encoded by the exons ATGTCGCTGTATGATGACCTCGGCGTGGCTGCCAGTGACACTAAGACGGAAGGCTGGTCCAAGAACTTCAAGCTGCTGCAGTCCCAGCTGAAGGTGAAGAAGGCGGCTCTGACCCAGGCCAAG actCAGCGGATGAAGCAGACCACTGTCTTGGCTCCTGTCATTGATCTAAAGAGAGGAGGCTCCAGTGATGAGAGACAGATCACAGACACTCCTCcacatgctgctgctggactCAAG GACGCGGTGCCCAGTGGTTTCTCATCTGGAGATGTGCTAATCCCGCTAGCAGACGAGTATGACCCGATGTTCCCCAACGACTATGAGAAGGTGGTGAAACGACACAGAGAGGAGCGACAGCGGCAGAGGGAGCAGGAGCGGCAGAAGGAGATcgaggagagagaaaa GAAAAGGAAAGACAGGCACGACGGCGGAGCTCCAAGCGGTTTCTCTCGGTTCCCGGCAGCAGAGGGCGACTcagatgaggatgaggagtACGAGAAAGAGCGGAGGAAACGAA gtATGGGCGGAGCAGCCATCGCTCCTCCTTCATCACTTGTGGACAGAGACG GCTCCGTTTCATACCCCTACGAGGATGAAGGTCGCCCTGCCAGAGGCTCAAAGGCTGCCATCCCTCCGCCTATGTATGAAGACTCAGACCGGCCACGCTCACCGCCCGGACCAACCAGCTCCTTCCTGGCCAACATGGG AGGAACAGTGGCCCATAAAATCATGCAGAAGTACGGCTTTAAAGAAGGCCAGGGCCTGGGGAAGCACGAGCAAGGCCTCAGCACGGCGCTGTCAGTGGAGAAGACCAGCAAGAGAGGCGGAAAGATCATCATAGGCGACGCCGCAGAAAAAC CAGGGTCCAGCCAGTCAGGTGCTGCTGAGACTTCAGGCGGAGGCTCTGCAG CGGACTCTTCCAAAAAGTCAGAGGCGAACCCGCTCACAGAGATCCTCAAAAACCCAACCAAAGTGGTCCTGCTGAGG AACATGGTGGGCCGAGGAGAAGTGGACGAAGACCTGGAGGGAGAGACGAAAGAAGAGTGCGAGAAATACGGCAAAGTggttaaatgtgtcatttttgag ATTGCAGACGTGCTGGACGACGAAGCTGTCAGGATATTTCTGGAGTTCGAGAGGGTGGAGTCAGCCATCAAAG ctgtGGTGGATCTGAACGGACGTTATTTCGGCGGGCGAGTTGTCAAAGCCTGTTTCTACAATCTAGACAAATTTCGGGTTTTGGACCTTGGCGAGCAGGTCTGA
- the rbm17 gene encoding splicing factor 45 isoform X2, giving the protein MSLYDDLGVAASDTKTEGWSKNFKLLQSQLKVKKAALTQAKTQRMKQTTVLAPVIDLKRGGSSDERQITDTPPHAAAGLKDAVPSGFSSGDVLIPLADEYDPMFPNDYEKVVKRHREERQRQREQERQKEIEEREKKRKDRHDGGAPSGFSRFPAAEGDSDEDEEYEKERRKRSMGGAAIAPPSSLVDRDGSVSYPYEDEGRPARGSKAAIPPPMYEDSDRPRSPPGPTSSFLANMGGTVAHKIMQKYGFKEGQGLGKHEQGLSTALSVEKTSKRGGKIIIGDAAEKPDSSKKSEANPLTEILKNPTKVVLLRNMVGRGEVDEDLEGETKEECEKYGKVVKCVIFEIADVLDDEAVRIFLEFERVESAIKAVVDLNGRYFGGRVVKACFYNLDKFRVLDLGEQV; this is encoded by the exons ATGTCGCTGTATGATGACCTCGGCGTGGCTGCCAGTGACACTAAGACGGAAGGCTGGTCCAAGAACTTCAAGCTGCTGCAGTCCCAGCTGAAGGTGAAGAAGGCGGCTCTGACCCAGGCCAAG actCAGCGGATGAAGCAGACCACTGTCTTGGCTCCTGTCATTGATCTAAAGAGAGGAGGCTCCAGTGATGAGAGACAGATCACAGACACTCCTCcacatgctgctgctggactCAAG GACGCGGTGCCCAGTGGTTTCTCATCTGGAGATGTGCTAATCCCGCTAGCAGACGAGTATGACCCGATGTTCCCCAACGACTATGAGAAGGTGGTGAAACGACACAGAGAGGAGCGACAGCGGCAGAGGGAGCAGGAGCGGCAGAAGGAGATcgaggagagagaaaa GAAAAGGAAAGACAGGCACGACGGCGGAGCTCCAAGCGGTTTCTCTCGGTTCCCGGCAGCAGAGGGCGACTcagatgaggatgaggagtACGAGAAAGAGCGGAGGAAACGAA gtATGGGCGGAGCAGCCATCGCTCCTCCTTCATCACTTGTGGACAGAGACG GCTCCGTTTCATACCCCTACGAGGATGAAGGTCGCCCTGCCAGAGGCTCAAAGGCTGCCATCCCTCCGCCTATGTATGAAGACTCAGACCGGCCACGCTCACCGCCCGGACCAACCAGCTCCTTCCTGGCCAACATGGG AGGAACAGTGGCCCATAAAATCATGCAGAAGTACGGCTTTAAAGAAGGCCAGGGCCTGGGGAAGCACGAGCAAGGCCTCAGCACGGCGCTGTCAGTGGAGAAGACCAGCAAGAGAGGCGGAAAGATCATCATAGGCGACGCCGCAGAAAAAC CGGACTCTTCCAAAAAGTCAGAGGCGAACCCGCTCACAGAGATCCTCAAAAACCCAACCAAAGTGGTCCTGCTGAGG AACATGGTGGGCCGAGGAGAAGTGGACGAAGACCTGGAGGGAGAGACGAAAGAAGAGTGCGAGAAATACGGCAAAGTggttaaatgtgtcatttttgag ATTGCAGACGTGCTGGACGACGAAGCTGTCAGGATATTTCTGGAGTTCGAGAGGGTGGAGTCAGCCATCAAAG ctgtGGTGGATCTGAACGGACGTTATTTCGGCGGGCGAGTTGTCAAAGCCTGTTTCTACAATCTAGACAAATTTCGGGTTTTGGACCTTGGCGAGCAGGTCTGA
- the il15ra gene encoding interleukin-15 receptor subunit alpha isoform X1: MELGSLSFSVCVIMICLPGAGHCSNGDIKCPCPEIPTRPLTQRPESECRQINSPFRYKCIDGYVRKAGSSNLIRCEQGSAGPTWSKYKLECIRDPTITTTKPPKTTATRWSDLAETAYTDTPHDSIITITVTPSTSQQTTQSASISTSMTSKTGSTEPTSSGPVQWSLSDDTQDEKPQVTHESVTVTSATARTVSTSTLSLSTVKSNITLSYEYSIGNRTRAAVISCVSLFIIFAMIGILYYRRRSVNNMPPQITEEEIPMNPELAAVCDVKQGQSLPGAQEISIL, encoded by the exons ATGGAGCTAGGTTCACTATCATTCTCTGTCTGCGTCATCATGATCTGTCTGCCCGGAGCTGGGCATTGCTCCAACGGCG ACATCAAGTGTCCATGCCCAGAAATTCCTACACGCCCTTTGACTCAACGTCCAGAATCGGAGTGCAGACAAATTAACAGCCCTTTCCGCTACAAATGTATTGACGGTTACGTGAGGAAGGCAGGATCCTCAAATCTCATCCGATGCGAACAAGGAAGTGCTGGTCCAACATGGAGCAAGTACAAACTTGAATGTATAC GTGACCCAACGATAACCACGACAAAACCACCAAAGACTACAGCAACAA GATGGTCTGATCTTGCAGAGACTGCATACACTGATACTCCCCATGACTCCATCATCACTATCACAGTCA CACCTTCCACCAGCCAACAGACAACCCAGAGTGCAAGCATCTCTACTTCAATGActtcaaaaacaggaagcacTGAGCCAACCTCATCTGGACCTGTTCAGTGGAGCCTGTCAGATGACACACAAGATGAAAAGCCTCAAGTCACACATG AGTCGGTGACGGTGACCAGTGCAACGGCCCGGACAGTGTCAACCTCCACATTATCACTGAGCACTGTTAAGAGCAACATCACGTTAAGTTATGAGTACAGCATTG GAAACCGCACAAGAGCAGCTGTGATCTCCTGTGTATCACTGTTCATCATCTTTGCTATGATTGGCATATTATATTATCGACG GAGGTCAGTAAACAACATGCCACCGCAGATAACAGAAGAAGAGATACCCATGAATCCTGAACTGGCGGCGGTGTGTGATGTCAAACAGGGACAAAGCCTCCCTGGAGCTCAAGAGATCTCCATCTTGTGA
- the il15ra gene encoding interleukin-15 receptor subunit alpha isoform X2 has translation MELGSLSFSVCVIMICLPGAGHCSNGDIKCPCPEIPTRPLTQRPESECRQINSPFRYKCIDGYVRKAGSSNLIRCEQGSAGPTWSKYKLECIRDPTITTTKPPKTTATKTAYTDTPHDSIITITVTPSTSQQTTQSASISTSMTSKTGSTEPTSSGPVQWSLSDDTQDEKPQVTHESVTVTSATARTVSTSTLSLSTVKSNITLSYEYSIGNRTRAAVISCVSLFIIFAMIGILYYRRRSVNNMPPQITEEEIPMNPELAAVCDVKQGQSLPGAQEISIL, from the exons ATGGAGCTAGGTTCACTATCATTCTCTGTCTGCGTCATCATGATCTGTCTGCCCGGAGCTGGGCATTGCTCCAACGGCG ACATCAAGTGTCCATGCCCAGAAATTCCTACACGCCCTTTGACTCAACGTCCAGAATCGGAGTGCAGACAAATTAACAGCCCTTTCCGCTACAAATGTATTGACGGTTACGTGAGGAAGGCAGGATCCTCAAATCTCATCCGATGCGAACAAGGAAGTGCTGGTCCAACATGGAGCAAGTACAAACTTGAATGTATAC GTGACCCAACGATAACCACGACAAAACCACCAAAGACTACAGCAACAA AGACTGCATACACTGATACTCCCCATGACTCCATCATCACTATCACAGTCA CACCTTCCACCAGCCAACAGACAACCCAGAGTGCAAGCATCTCTACTTCAATGActtcaaaaacaggaagcacTGAGCCAACCTCATCTGGACCTGTTCAGTGGAGCCTGTCAGATGACACACAAGATGAAAAGCCTCAAGTCACACATG AGTCGGTGACGGTGACCAGTGCAACGGCCCGGACAGTGTCAACCTCCACATTATCACTGAGCACTGTTAAGAGCAACATCACGTTAAGTTATGAGTACAGCATTG GAAACCGCACAAGAGCAGCTGTGATCTCCTGTGTATCACTGTTCATCATCTTTGCTATGATTGGCATATTATATTATCGACG GAGGTCAGTAAACAACATGCCACCGCAGATAACAGAAGAAGAGATACCCATGAATCCTGAACTGGCGGCGGTGTGTGATGTCAAACAGGGACAAAGCCTCCCTGGAGCTCAAGAGATCTCCATCTTGTGA
- the il15ra gene encoding interleukin-15 receptor subunit alpha isoform X3: MELGSLSFSVCVIMICLPGAGHCSNGDIKCPCPEIPTRPLTQRPESECRQINSPFRYKCIDGYVRKAGSSNLIRCEQGSAGPTWSKYKLECIRDPTITTTKPPKTTATTPSTSQQTTQSASISTSMTSKTGSTEPTSSGPVQWSLSDDTQDEKPQVTHESVTVTSATARTVSTSTLSLSTVKSNITLSYEYSIGNRTRAAVISCVSLFIIFAMIGILYYRRRSVNNMPPQITEEEIPMNPELAAVCDVKQGQSLPGAQEISIL, encoded by the exons ATGGAGCTAGGTTCACTATCATTCTCTGTCTGCGTCATCATGATCTGTCTGCCCGGAGCTGGGCATTGCTCCAACGGCG ACATCAAGTGTCCATGCCCAGAAATTCCTACACGCCCTTTGACTCAACGTCCAGAATCGGAGTGCAGACAAATTAACAGCCCTTTCCGCTACAAATGTATTGACGGTTACGTGAGGAAGGCAGGATCCTCAAATCTCATCCGATGCGAACAAGGAAGTGCTGGTCCAACATGGAGCAAGTACAAACTTGAATGTATAC GTGACCCAACGATAACCACGACAAAACCACCAAAGACTACAGCAACAA CACCTTCCACCAGCCAACAGACAACCCAGAGTGCAAGCATCTCTACTTCAATGActtcaaaaacaggaagcacTGAGCCAACCTCATCTGGACCTGTTCAGTGGAGCCTGTCAGATGACACACAAGATGAAAAGCCTCAAGTCACACATG AGTCGGTGACGGTGACCAGTGCAACGGCCCGGACAGTGTCAACCTCCACATTATCACTGAGCACTGTTAAGAGCAACATCACGTTAAGTTATGAGTACAGCATTG GAAACCGCACAAGAGCAGCTGTGATCTCCTGTGTATCACTGTTCATCATCTTTGCTATGATTGGCATATTATATTATCGACG GAGGTCAGTAAACAACATGCCACCGCAGATAACAGAAGAAGAGATACCCATGAATCCTGAACTGGCGGCGGTGTGTGATGTCAAACAGGGACAAAGCCTCCCTGGAGCTCAAGAGATCTCCATCTTGTGA
- the il15ra gene encoding interleukin-15 receptor subunit alpha isoform X4 — protein MELGSLSFSVCVIMICLPGAGHCSNGDIKCPCPEIPTRPLTQRPESECRQINSPFRYKCIDGYVRKAGSSNLIRCEQGSAGPTWSKYKLECIRDPTITTTKPPKTTATRWSDLAETAYTDTPHDSIITITVTPSTSQQTTQSASISTSMTSKTGSTEPTSSGPVQWSLSDDTQDEKPQVTHGNRTRAAVISCVSLFIIFAMIGILYYRRRSVNNMPPQITEEEIPMNPELAAVCDVKQGQSLPGAQEISIL, from the exons ATGGAGCTAGGTTCACTATCATTCTCTGTCTGCGTCATCATGATCTGTCTGCCCGGAGCTGGGCATTGCTCCAACGGCG ACATCAAGTGTCCATGCCCAGAAATTCCTACACGCCCTTTGACTCAACGTCCAGAATCGGAGTGCAGACAAATTAACAGCCCTTTCCGCTACAAATGTATTGACGGTTACGTGAGGAAGGCAGGATCCTCAAATCTCATCCGATGCGAACAAGGAAGTGCTGGTCCAACATGGAGCAAGTACAAACTTGAATGTATAC GTGACCCAACGATAACCACGACAAAACCACCAAAGACTACAGCAACAA GATGGTCTGATCTTGCAGAGACTGCATACACTGATACTCCCCATGACTCCATCATCACTATCACAGTCA CACCTTCCACCAGCCAACAGACAACCCAGAGTGCAAGCATCTCTACTTCAATGActtcaaaaacaggaagcacTGAGCCAACCTCATCTGGACCTGTTCAGTGGAGCCTGTCAGATGACACACAAGATGAAAAGCCTCAAGTCACACATG GAAACCGCACAAGAGCAGCTGTGATCTCCTGTGTATCACTGTTCATCATCTTTGCTATGATTGGCATATTATATTATCGACG GAGGTCAGTAAACAACATGCCACCGCAGATAACAGAAGAAGAGATACCCATGAATCCTGAACTGGCGGCGGTGTGTGATGTCAAACAGGGACAAAGCCTCCCTGGAGCTCAAGAGATCTCCATCTTGTGA